Below is a genomic region from Spongiibacter nanhainus.
CCTGTGTAGGGGTCTTGCTCAAGGTGTAAGGGGCGGTCGGGTAGTGAGTTGTCCCCAGTTTACTGTGCGCCATCTCGGCAAAGTAGTGACGGTATTGGTACTGCGGCGATGCCAGCAGGTCGCCGACATTGTTGACTGCCACCAGAATCAGCCCCAGTTTTTGTGCGGCTTCCTCAATTTCCTGCTTGTGTTGGTTTTTCAGCCAGGCACCGATGTGCTGGCGGCAAGTGGCGACCCGCTCCGGGGTGCACTCCAATTCCATCCAGCGGTCGGGGAAGTCCGCCATCCAGCTATTGTCGTCGATCAATTGGTGCAGGGCCTCCCAGTGGGCCGGTGCCGACATCCACAGATAGACAAAGCCATCCTGGCAGGGGAATATCCCCGCCGGCCCGCCCAGGTCAAACTGGTGGCGGCTGGGGCTGACATCCATGTCGCCGGCAATCATCTGCGCCAGCACATAGTCGGAGCGCGAGGCCATCACTGATTGCTTGGACACCTCGATAAACCTTCCCTGGAAGGGCTCGCTGCCGTCGCTGAGGCAGGCGATGATGCACAGTGCCGCCTCCATGCCGGCTTCGTAGCTGGGCAAAAACCGCCCCGCGCCTTTTAATGGCGGGCGTCCCTCATCGGCGCCGCTGGGAGTGTGGTAGCCCAGTCCACTGGTATGAAAAACCTGCAGGTCCTCGGCAAATTGGCGGTCCTCCGGTGGATTGAGCCCGAAGGGCGTAATGGAACACAGCACCAGTTCGGGGTGGGATTGGGCAGCGGCGTCTTCATCCAGCCCCCAGTCCGTCAGCCACTGGGCGCTGTGATCGTCGATCACGACATCTGCTTTTTCCAGCAAGCGACTAAAGCTCGCCGGGGGGGAGGCGGCGCCAAGGTCGTACTCGACCGAGTGCTTACCCATGTTCAGAAATGCAAATAAGCCGCTGGATTCCGGGGCATCCACGGAGTCCACAAAGGGCCCCATGCGGCGGGTAGGGCTGCCGCAGCCCGGGCGCTCCAGCTTAATCACCTGGGCACCCAGTTCTGCCAGCAACTTGCCGCAGTATTCGCCGGCAACGCCTTCGGCCAGCTCCAGGACGGTGATGCCAGACAGTGCAGACATAGATTGCCTCTCTTGTTATCTATCTAATCACGTATCACTCTATTGTGGTCTTTCGCGCTCAGGGCTTGCGGCGGTTGGAGCGCCCCAGTCGCCACTCCGGCGGGTACTCCATATCCATATCCTTAACCACGTTGTTAACGCCCTTATCAAAGGTGTCGCTGTCAACGCCGGCCTGGCCCTGGCGATCCGGCGTCATCATCGGCAGCATGCCCTCTACAAAGCCGGTAAGCAGACTGCCCATGTATTCGCCGCGGTACTGCTTGTACATTTCCATAAAGGTTTTTTGCACTTGCACCACGTCGGTGGGGCGGGTGCGGGCGCAGGCCGAGGCATACTTCTCGGTTTCTTCTTCCAGTTTGTCCCGGGGTACCACGCTGTTTACAAACTGGCAGTCATACATTTCCTGGGCGGGGAAGGGGCGGCCGGTGAACAGCATTTCTGAGAACTTGCGCAGGCCGATGGTTTCGATCCAGGTCCACAAACGGGGACCCCAGCCGGCGTAGCGAAAAGCGGGGTGGCCGAACAGGGTGTCGTCCGAGGAGACCACCAGGTCGGCATCAGCGGCCTGGTAGAAATGCCAGCCGTAGCAGTAGCCCTTGGTCTCGATAATGCTGATTTTCTTAAAGTCCTGGAGTGGTCGATTACCCGCCGCGGTTTTGGCGTAGTGATCGGTCATGGTGTGCAGGAAGCGGTACGAGTCCCGGGGTGGGTATTTGACGTCGGGATCGTTGATACCGAACTCGTGCAGCAGCGACATATCCTCCCCTTCGCCGTACATATCACCCTGCTCGCCGAGGTCGCCGCCGCTGCCAAAATGGTCGCCTTCGCCGCGGATCACCAACACCTTCACATCGTCATCGATATTGGCTTTGAACACATAATCGGCGTAAACCTGGCGCATACCGGTGGTGGTGGCGTTCAGTGCCTCCGGGCGGGCAAAGGTCAGGGTGGCGATTTTGGTCTCGGGATCTTTTTCGTAGCGAATGAATTTGCGGGCTTCGGCTTTGAGTTCTTCGATGTCGATCATGGTGGCTCCAGCAATTTTCTTATTTAAATCAGGGGGATATGTTTTGTGCTTGGTAAACAAATTGTCACGTCGATATGCCGTCGACGGATTGTTTTCAGTGTACACTATACTCCACACCACTGTTGTCCAATTCCTGACAGTAGGTGAGAGATGCTGTACTATTGATGCAGACCTGTAACTCGCAGGCGCTAACTCGCAGTAGTCGCCCCTTGCCCCTCGCGGCGGGCCTGTATGCGGAGGAGAGAACAATAATGGCTGACAATAATTTTTATAGCCTGGACGGACCGCTGGAATCGATGCCCAGCGAGCGTCAAATGCGTATTGCCAATCTGTCCGGCTTTTCAGATCTGGTCCGCCACCACGGCGCCGATCCCCGCGGGATACTGGAGCGCCACGACATTGATCCCCGGGTACTGCGTGACCCCGACCACTACGTCGATTGCCGCTCGGTGGTGGATGTGCTGGAGCACTGCAGCAGTTCCTTGAACAACCCGCTGTTCGGCATGATTCTGGCCGAGCAGCAGGAACCGGATATCTACGGTTGTGTCACCGCACTGTGCCGGGCGGCGTCCACCATGCGGGAAGCCGTCAACAGCTTTATCGACTACATCCCTGTCACCCATTCCCCAGCCACCTGCCTGGAGCTGGTTGAGGGCAGCGATATTGCCGAGCTGCGCTGGTGGGTTCGCACCGATGTGGGCATGAATAAGCAGGCCAACCTGCAAGCCACTATGCTCAATATCAAGTTGCTGAGTCAGATCGGCGGCGCGACCTTTAAGCCCAGTTACGTCAACCTGTCGGTAGACGCCCGCTCCAAAGATATCTACGAACTGGAGCGCCATCTGGGCTGCCGTTTTCACAGCACCGCCACCGAAAACGCCATTGCTTTCCCGGCGGAATTGCTCGACCGCCGAGTGGCGACCTCCAGCCGTCTGGTCTACAAACTGCTGGGTGGCTATTTGGACCGGGTCAAAGACGCTTCGCGGCACTCAGTCATAGAGCGGGTGGAAGACTATATTCGCGGCGCGCTGGCCAGCAACAACTGCTCCATTGAGCGCTGTGCCGAGAAGCTGGGTGTATCCGTGAGAACCCTCCAGGCCCGTCTCAGCGAGGCAGAGAAAAGCTTCTCCGATCTGCTGGAAGAGCAGCGGGTGTCCTTGGCCAAGACCTACCTCAAACAGGATCACTACAGCTTGGACGATGTCGCCGCCAACCTGGGGTACTCCGAGCAATCCAGTTTTGGTCGGGCCTTTAAGCGTTGGACCGGTATGACGCCGAAGCAATTTCGGCGGCAAGTGCACAACTGATTCTTCGGCGTACATTGATAATCGCCGTACGCCTCACCGTCCGTAGGTTGGGTTGATAAACCCAACAAGCCGGGGCTGCGGGGAGTCGTCAATCGTTGGGTTTCATGCTTCAACCCAACCTACGGAACAGTAGGGCGGACACTGCTTTTTGTGTCCGCCGCGTCCATCTTCACGCTGGTACCATTAACAGGGTGAAATCAGGTGGACAAAAAGGACGCTGTCCACCCTACACCGAGCTGGTTGTTGTGTCCCCCCGCTATTTTTTCACCAACTCATAATCGCCGGCATCGTCGACGATGGCTTGCCACTGTGGGTAGACCACGATTGTGGTAAAGGTCTCCTGAATCACCGCCGGGCCTTGAACCCGGCTCCCCGGCGACAAATCGCTGCCCCGGTATATCGGTGTGTCCTGGTAGCCCTGGCCCAAATTGACCCGCCGCGTGCCGGCGGCGCTGGGCTCGTTGGCCGCCGCGGTGTATCCGCCTGCGGCAGGGGGGGATGGTGTATTGACCGTCGTCGCCAAGCGCACACCGACGATTTCGGGCAATTCGGCATCGCGAATATGGCCGTATTCTTCAGTGTGGCGGGCATTGAAGGCGGCGATGGCTTTGTCGCTAAAGCCCTGGTCGACGAAAGACAAGTCCTCTTTGCCCTGGCTACTGTGCATGTCGAAGGTCAGCGCAAAATTCTGACCGCGGTAGCGCATGTTGATCTGGTACTGGTAGTTAATCTCGCTGGCTTTAAAGTTGGCCGCCTCAAAGTAACTGACGGCGCGGTCTTCCAGCTCCCGCCACAGTTCCTTCAAGCGCGCCAGGTCGGGATTATCCGCTGGGCACAGGAAGGAGCGCTCTTCATCGATGGCGGGCTTTGCCACCAGCGTGCCCAATGCCGAGAACGTGGGTGACGCCTTGGGCACCAGCACTTTGTCGATACCCAGAGCTTCGGCGTGGGCGCCGGCAAAGGCCGGTCCGTTACCGCCGTAGGCCAGCATCACCATATCTTTGGGGTCGATACCCTTGCCGGCGGTGGTGCGGCGTACTGCCTGTATCATATTGGCGTTGACCACGCGCCAGCAATCAAAGGCGGCGTCTTCGGCGCTGTAGCCCATTTCGTCGCCAATGGCCTGGAAGGCCTCGTCGACTCCGTCCCGGGTCAGGCTAAAGCTGCCACCGGCAAAGCCTTTATCGGTGGACAGCACACCCAGCATCAGCAGGGCGTCGGTGACGGTGGGGCGGGTGCCGCCGCGGCCGTAGCAGATGGGGCCGGGTTCCGAGCCTGCCGAGGCGGGGCCGACACGAAGCTCACCGTTACTGACATGGCAGATTGAACCGCCACCTGCGCCCAGGGTTTCCACCTGGACCATGGGTACGCCCACCAAATTGCGGTGGTGCATATTCCAGCCAGCCACGGCGGGGGCTTCGCCGCCGAGCACCACCGACATGTCGTAGGAGGTGCCGCCCATATCCACGCACAGCAGATCCGGGTAGCCCTTGGCAGTGCCGGTATGGGCCGAACCTACCACGCCGCCGGCGGGGCCAGAGGCCAGCACGCGAATCGGCGAGCCTTCAATGTACTCTTTGGTCATCACACCGCCGCTGGCCTGCATCACCATTACCTGACGCTGGTAGCCGGCCTCTTGCAGGCGGCTGACCAATCGTTCCAGATAGTTGGTTACGGGCGGCGCCACGTAGGCGTTGACCACGGTCGTACTGGTGCGGTCATACTCCGGCGCCCGGGGGAGCACCTGGTGTGAAACAGACAGGTGTACGCCGGGCATTTCTTCGGCGACGATTTCCGCCACCCGCTTTTCGTGGGCGGGATTGACGAAGGAGAACAGCAGCGAAATCGCGACAGACTCAACGTTTTGCTTTTTAAAGCGCTTACAGCACTCCCGCACCGCGTCTTCATCGAGGGCCTTGTAGACGGAGCCGTCAAACAGGATTCGTTCGGGCACCGTGAGCCGTCGGCGCCGTGGCGTGATCGGTTTAGGGGGTTCCAGGCGCAGATCCCAGATATCCTCTTTATAACCCCGGCGGTATTCCATTTCGTCCCGGAAACCTTCGGTGGTAATCAGGCCGGTGACGGCGCCATTCATTTCGATCAGGGTGTTGTCCGCAACCGTGGTACCGTGAACGATGGCGTCACAGCGCTGCAGAAACACCCCCAGCTCCAGGCCCTCTTTTTCCGCCAGTTTGGACAAACCTTCCATTACGCCCAGGGAGCGATCTTCCGGGGTGCTGAGGTTCTTGTGGAGGATCACCTCGTCGCCTTTGAGCAGGGCGAAGTCAGTAAACGTGCCGCCGATATCAATGCCTACGCGATAATTCATTATTGTGCTCCTTCTCGCGCTGCGCGCATTTGTGCTCTCAGGGCTTCGGTGGCGGCCAGGTCGACCTGGAGGTCGTAATCTTCGAGGGAACCGGTTAAGACGACCCCGTAGCGTTCTTTGGCGCCCTCAAGGCTGACGTATTCATCCAGCACATCTTCCTTTACGGCTTCCGGGTCACGCAGCCAGGCTGGGCCGAAGCCGGCACCGCCGCCGTGCTGATAGGCAATCACGGCATCGGCAGGCAGTTGTGCCTGCACGGCCAGGTCGATTTTGTATTCGTTGGGGCTGCCCACTTCAAAGTGGTTTTCGTAGGGGCTGGCGGGATCGCCGCCACACATACCCTGCATGGGATGAGCTGCGGAGACCATCCAGGCCATCGCCATGGTGGGCTCCAGGACTTTTTTAACGTTGAGGCTGCCGGGCTGGCCGCGCCACTGGCCGGCGCCGCCGGCATCGGTGGTCATCTCCCGGCTGATGTTGATCACCGGGAAACGGGCCTCTGCATCTTCGGCTTCCGAAAGCAGCAGGCTGCCCAGCGCGTTGGGGCAGGAACCCCAGCCGTCGATACCCTGAACCGCCGAGGCGTCCATTGAACGAGCGTCTACCCCCTGGTCCATCCACATCTGGCCAGTTTCATCAAAACCGATAACGGCATTGGGCATACCGATTTTGTAGACCTGGGGCGCGGCCCGCTCGGGAACCACAGAAGACAGCGCAACACACACCGCTTCGGTAATCTCACAGGCGGGGTGGAAAGACCCCAGTGCTGCTGGCTTGTTGGGGGGCGGGTGGGCGATGGTGCCCTCGGGAATTACCATGTCCACAGCGTGGAACAAGCCCTCGTTTTTGACGATGGTGGGGTCCACCGAGGCCGCGAGCTGCACCATGATGTAAGAGCGGCTGTTGGCAAAGGTGTTCCAGACCCCAACCAGTTCCTGCCGGTCGTCGGTGCCGGTAAGGTCTACCGTGAGCTGGTCGCCCTCGACTTTGCAGGCCACATGGACTTTAACGTCCTTGGTGCCCTGGGTGTCGTGGTCAATAAACACGTCGGCCTCGTAACAGCCGTCCGGCCACCTGGCGACTTCCTCACGGAAACGCTGTTCGGTGTGGTCGATGTTGTAGTTGATGGCGGCCTTGACCACGTCAGCGCCCCATTTCTCTATCAGTTCTTCCAGCAATCGCGCTGCCATCTGCACGCCACTGATCATCGCCGCCAGATCGCCGGAGAAGGAGGCGAAGCGGTTGTTGCGCTCTATCAGCTTGATTATGTCGCGACGCTTCTCGCCACGGTGAACCAGTTTGACGCAGGGGATTGCCAAGCCTTCGGTGTAAATGTCGGTGGCCTCCAAAGTAAAGCCGCCGGGATCTTTGCCGCCGGTATCGCCCTGGTGGGCTTGTAGGGCCTGCACCAGTACCAGTTCGCCGTTCTTGTCGTAAACAGGCGCATAAACGTTGTAGTCCGGCAGGTGGCCGCCTCCGTAGTCAGGGTCGTTGCCGAGAAAGACATCGCCGGGCCCCCAGTCGTAGTCATCCAGTTGGTCCAGCCCATAACGCACCGTCAGCTGAGAGACAAAGGTCAGGTGTGGCGTGCCGATAGAGCCGGAAGCCAGGCGGCCGTGGGCATCGATAATACTGGCATTGCGCTCGTTGGATTGGTTGATGATTGGAGACGAGGCGGCGCGGCCCAGATGGGTGGCGGCTTCAAAGCACACTGTCTCCAGTGCACCGCGGATAATGCTGGCGGTAACCGGGTCCACCTCGGCGCTGGTGGCCAGGGGCTCCCGTTTGGCAGCGAGTTTATTATTGAGTTCGTACGACATGGTACCGGTCCTCTGCGCGGTAGTAGACCCGACTCCGGTTCATTGGTGGTTGGCGTCCGGAGGGCATTTTTGTGTTGAGAATAATAGAAATGGCCGCGCCGGGATTCCCGACTTGTCGTGTCAGTGCGTATACAGTTTGTGCAAGTGGGGCGGTGGTCGAAGGCTGGGAGCGGGGTTTTAGTCCAGGTCGGACAATGAAAATGCCTGTGGCTGCATAGCGCGGCTTATGCGGCGGACAGCGGGGGCAGGGAAGGGGTAATTTACGCGTTTAGCGGGAAGGGGCATTCATTATGCCTGCCCGTCCGGGGCCCAATAGAATAATGGAGAGAAGTATCATGACCCAGCAAAACTCAAAACCCGTCGCATTGATCACTGGCGCCAGCTCCGGTATTGGTGACACTGTTGCCCGCCGCTTTGCCGAAGGCGGTTTCGATTTGGTTGTGGTGGCGCGTCGGGAAGAACGCCTGGCGGCGTTGGCGCAATCCCTGGAAGGGACCGCTCAAGTTGCCATTTACGCTGGTGATGTTACCGATAGCGAAACGCCCAAAAAAGCCGTAGAGCTGGCCATGAGCCGATTCGGTCGCCTGGACTGCCTGGTTAACAATGCCGGCGCGGGAAAGTGGGCCCCGGTTCACGACACTGACGATGCCACATTGGATGAAGTCATTGATATCAGTCTTAAGGCGCCGTTTCGCTTCTGCCGCGAGGCTCTGCATGTCATGAAGGCCGGCTCCACGATCATTAATGTTGGCTCGGTGTTTGGCACTTTGGGTGGCCTCGACGGCGGCGCCTACTGCGCGGTGAAGGCGGGGCTAGTGGGGCTCACCCAGACAATGGCGGCCCAGTACGGCGCCGAGGGCATTCGCACTAACCTGGTGGCGCCCGGGGTGATTCGTACCGAAATGACCGACGCCGCATGGGAAGCCGAGCCCTTCCGCCGCATTAACCATGAAATGACGCCCTGTGATCGAGAGGGCACCACTGCGGATGTCGCCAATGCCATCTACTTCCTGGCCAGTGAGGCAGGGGGATATATCAACGGCCAAACCATCAACTTGGATGGCGGTTGGTCGACGACCAAGTATCTCTGCAAAGAGGCGCTGTTGGCCGAGCGCAAGCCGCTATAGAAATTCCATTTAAATCAAAAGGTTAATGATTTTATGGTGCCGGCCGCCCAGCGCTTGAGCGGCCGGGGTAGGGGCCTTGCGCGAAATGTCGATAGTTTCTCGCTCCCCGAATAGACAGCTTGGATTGACAGTCCTATATTTAGACACCACTGTTGAGTAAATTGTAGCCAGTGATGTTTGGTTGGGGTCTCAGACCGCAACCAAAGCCGCAATACATAATTATCAAGCGGAGAGACTGCCATGACTGAAACACTCTTTGCATTCGACGAGAGAAACTATCACGAGTGCCAGCAAGCGTTTCGCGGAGAGAACAACCAGGAGTATTACCTGGGCGATTACCGCATCGAAGCCGGCTCAGTGATTGATGTGCGCGCTGATAAGAAATCGGTAGGTGCCTGCTCCATCATTCGATTGCAATCCAAAACCAAGTTGTTTTTCCGCCGTTCCTGGACTCACATTCGCGAGGATGCCACCGACGTCATGGTGCTGTGGTTTGTTCGCAGCGGCTTGATGCGCATTATGCAAGATGGTGCGACCCACACCGCCGGTCCGGGCAACTTTGTTATCACCAAGTCGATGACACCTTTCACCATTGAATGTTTGACCGATAACGATGCCCGTCACGAGGTCTTGCACGTTATTGTACCGGCCCATGTGTTTCGTCGTTTCCTGCCCCACGAAATTCGTGCGGGCATCCCCCTTCAATCCAGCAAGCCGGCCTTTGGTATTGCCGAGCGAGTATTCACCGATCTGTTTAACGACGGTGAGGCACTGTCCGAGCGCGTTGAAAAAATGATGCTGGAAACGGCTCTCACAGTACTGGCAGATACACTGGAAAATCACGAAGACTGCACTCAACAACGGCAGTCTCTGTCAGAACTGCGCTATCAGGAAGTGCTGCGTTTTGTGGAGATCCATCTCTGCGATCCCAAGCTCAATGCGGCGATGGTGGCCGAGGCCTGCGGCATCTCCCAGCGCTATTTGTCGCACTTACTGAAACAGCGGGGCTCATCATTCTCTACCTTGGTGTGGGAATGGCGTTTAAAGGTGGCTCACCAATGGTTGTCCACCACATCTCCCAAGGAAATCTCCATTGCTGAGATTGCCTTTCGGGTTGGCTTTAAAAGCCCGGCCCACTTCAGCCGGCTGTTTAAACGGGTTTACGGTGTGGGGCCGCGAGAATATCGCTCTGGAGCGAAGGAGCGGGAGACTGCCACCCAGAGTCAGCCAGGCAAAGCCGAATTTTTTATCAATGGTTCAACGGCTCTACAGTAAGCTTTAGCTGAGCGTTAAACCGAAGGAATCACAAGAGAGGAAAGCAATGAGTGGTGAGGCAGGTATGAGCGAGTGTCCAGTAGGCCGTCAGCAAGTGGATTTGTCGGCGTCGTCGCTGGCGGATCCGATAATCCAAGCCCAGCCCCGGGACTTTTTTTGGACCATGCGGCAGCAGGACCCGGTTCACTACGACGAAAAGCTGGGTATGTGGTTGGTATCCCGCTACGAGGATATCGTCGAGTTGCTACGTGACCCTGACACCTTTTCCGATAAAGCGGGCTACGAGGCCCAGTACGCCAGTGGTCATTTTGACGAATTTAAATCGATACTGGAGAAAGAGGGGGGTGGCTTCTTCCCCGATGCCATCAAGAGCGATCCTCCCTACCATACGCGCATCCGCGGTCTGTTGGACAATGCCTTCTCCGCCCACCGGGTAAAAACCCTGGAGCCCGGTATTACCAAAGTGATCGTAGAGCTGATTGAAAAGATTGCCGATAAGGCCGCAAAGGGCGAAGTCGTCGACGGCGTAAAAGAGTTTGCGATTCCCCTGACTATTGCCGTTATCTGTGAGCAGATGGGTATCGATCAGTACAACGGTGAAAACATTTCCCGCTGGTCAATGGCAGTGACAGCCCAGATTGGCCGTATGCAGGATCGCGAGCAAATGCTGGAAAATGCCAGAGAGATTTGCGAGCTACAAAACTTCATCATCGAGCAGATGAAGGACCGCGAGGCCAACCCCAAAGAGGATATGATCTCGGATTTGGTGCACGCCGAGCTCGATAACGGCGAAAAGCTCAGCTTTGAAGAAGCCGTGTCCCTGGTTCGGGCGCTGATTATTGCGGGGAACGACACTACCGCCACAGCGATTGGCAACTTGATGTATATCCTCGCCACCATGCCGGATATTGCCGAGCAACTTTACGACAACGTGGAAGACAACCGCTTTATGAACCGCTTTGTCGAAGAGCTACTGCGCTTTGCTCCTCCGGTGCGGGGTTTGGCAAAGATGACGACCCGTGAGACAGAATTGGGGGGGCAAAAACTGCCGGAAGGCGCTCACATGCTGGTGTTGTATGCCTCCGGTAATGACGACGAAGCGCGTTTTGAATGCCCGAGAGAATTTAACCTCGATCGTAAAAACGTGATGTCCCATGTGGCGTTTGGCGTCGGTATTCACCGCTGCATAGGTGCCCAGTTGGCGCGTATGGAAATCAAAGTGGCCGCCAAGGAACTGATCAAGCGCATCAAGAATATTCGCCTGGCTGAGCCCGATGCAGAAATTCATTATCAGCGCAGTGTTGCGGTTCACGCCATTGAAAATCTGCCGCTGTTGATGGAGCGCCGCTAATGTCCCAGTCAATGCAGGGCGAAGAGCTCAAAGGAAAAGTCGCGGTGATTACCGGCGGCGGCAGTGGCATCGGTAAAGCCACTGCCGAGCTGTTTGCCGCGCAAGGCGCCAAGGTAATTATCGCTGACGTTAATGCCGATGCGGGGAATGAGGTCGCCAAGTCCTTGGGGGAAGCCGCCCATTTTGTGCCGGCGGATGTGTCTAAGGCCGGTGATGTAGAGCAGTTGGTGGACACTGCCGTAGAGCGCTTTGGCGGCCTGAATATCATGTTCAACAACGCCGGTATTTCCGGTGCCCAGTACCCACGCTTTCTCGACGACGACCTGGCTGATTTTGACAAGGTGGTGGGGATCAACCTGTTTGGTGTAATGAAGGGCACCCACAGTGCAGCTAAAGTGATGAGGGAAAATGGCGGCGGCGTCATTCTTAATAACGCATCCATTGCCGGAATATTGCCGGGGCAGGCGCTGATGAGCTACCGCGTGACTAAAGCGGCAGTGATCCACTTTACCAAGTGCTCTGCCATCGATCTGGCCGAATACAACATTCGAGTGTGTGGTATGGCGCCGGGCCATATTCGTACCCCACTTACCGCTTTTACCCTGCCGGGCATGAGTGAAGAGCAGATGGTGCGAATTCGCGATGCCATGGCGCCGGTGTGGGATTCCAACCAACCACTCAAACGTCATGGTAGCCCCAACGACGTGGCCAAATCGGCCTTGTTCTTGTGCAGTGACAGTGCCGCGCAAATTACCGGTGTGATCCTGCCCATTGATGGTGGCATAACGGCCGGTGACCCGGTTAATCACTTGCAAGAGTTGATGGATGCCCGGGCCAGCGCATTGGATCCACAGTAGGCATAGTCTTCATCGATAGTTTGAAGAGGCTTCCTGGGTAAGGGTTCACTTAAATAAAGCCGTATCAAGAATGGCGGGCCCGACATACAGGATAGGCGCGCCTAGCATAAAAAGATAATTACAACATTCACGATAAAAACAATGACTACAAAAAGGGGAAGACACGATGCGTATAGATAGCACTCATTCTAATCGCAGGCGGACGCGGCAAACTCGCGCTTTTAACTGGTGTGCGCCGGCATCTGCGGCCTTGTTGGCGTCGCTGTTTGGTGCCAGTCCGGCACTGGCTCAAGGTGATAGTGCTGAAAGTGCATCCGGCGTGAGCAACAGCCGTGGGGTGGTCGAGGAGGTCATCGTTACCGCCCGCCGCCGCAACGAGAGTTTGTCCGAAGTGCCGCTATCTGTGCAGGCACTGGGCGCTGAAGCGCTGGAGCAAAAGCAGGTGACGTCTGACGCAGACCTGCAAGTGGCCGTCCCCGGGCTCACTATTCGTCAAACTCAGGGTAATAACTCCTTAACCTACTCGATTCGCGGTCAGTCCGCCGATACCTTCTCGGGTTCGCCATCGGCGGTAGTGTCTTACCTCAATGAGGTGCCGCTCACCATTCAGGGCGCATCCACCTTTTATGACCTGGAGTCTATCCAGGTCTTGAAGGGGCCCCAGGGCACCCTGTTTGGGCGCAACACTACGGGTGGTGCGGTACTGTTCTCTACCGCCAAGCCCAGCGCCGAGACCGAAGCCAGCTTGAAGCTAAAGGCCGGCAACTACGACCTGCTGGAAGTGGAAGGTAT
It encodes:
- a CDS encoding hydantoinase B/oxoprolinase family protein, with amino-acid sequence MSYELNNKLAAKREPLATSAEVDPVTASIIRGALETVCFEAATHLGRAASSPIINQSNERNASIIDAHGRLASGSIGTPHLTFVSQLTVRYGLDQLDDYDWGPGDVFLGNDPDYGGGHLPDYNVYAPVYDKNGELVLVQALQAHQGDTGGKDPGGFTLEATDIYTEGLAIPCVKLVHRGEKRRDIIKLIERNNRFASFSGDLAAMISGVQMAARLLEELIEKWGADVVKAAINYNIDHTEQRFREEVARWPDGCYEADVFIDHDTQGTKDVKVHVACKVEGDQLTVDLTGTDDRQELVGVWNTFANSRSYIMVQLAASVDPTIVKNEGLFHAVDMVIPEGTIAHPPPNKPAALGSFHPACEITEAVCVALSSVVPERAAPQVYKIGMPNAVIGFDETGQMWMDQGVDARSMDASAVQGIDGWGSCPNALGSLLLSEAEDAEARFPVINISREMTTDAGGAGQWRGQPGSLNVKKVLEPTMAMAWMVSAAHPMQGMCGGDPASPYENHFEVGSPNEYKIDLAVQAQLPADAVIAYQHGGGAGFGPAWLRDPEAVKEDVLDEYVSLEGAKERYGVVLTGSLEDYDLQVDLAATEALRAQMRAAREGAQ
- a CDS encoding CoA transferase, translating into MSALSGITVLELAEGVAGEYCGKLLAELGAQVIKLERPGCGSPTRRMGPFVDSVDAPESSGLFAFLNMGKHSVEYDLGAASPPASFSRLLEKADVVIDDHSAQWLTDWGLDEDAAAQSHPELVLCSITPFGLNPPEDRQFAEDLQVFHTSGLGYHTPSGADEGRPPLKGAGRFLPSYEAGMEAALCIIACLSDGSEPFQGRFIEVSKQSVMASRSDYVLAQMIAGDMDVSPSRHQFDLGGPAGIFPCQDGFVYLWMSAPAHWEALHQLIDDNSWMADFPDRWMELECTPERVATCRQHIGAWLKNQHKQEIEEAAQKLGLILVAVNNVGDLLASPQYQYRHYFAEMAHSKLGTTHYPTAPYTLSKTPTQAAVSPLLGQHTADLDILAGGTTS
- a CDS encoding enoyl-CoA hydratase/isomerase family protein, which gives rise to MIDIEELKAEARKFIRYEKDPETKIATLTFARPEALNATTTGMRQVYADYVFKANIDDDVKVLVIRGEGDHFGSGGDLGEQGDMYGEGEDMSLLHEFGINDPDVKYPPRDSYRFLHTMTDHYAKTAAGNRPLQDFKKISIIETKGYCYGWHFYQAADADLVVSSDDTLFGHPAFRYAGWGPRLWTWIETIGLRKFSEMLFTGRPFPAQEMYDCQFVNSVVPRDKLEEETEKYASACARTRPTDVVQVQKTFMEMYKQYRGEYMGSLLTGFVEGMLPMMTPDRQGQAGVDSDTFDKGVNNVVKDMDMEYPPEWRLGRSNRRKP
- a CDS encoding SDR family NAD(P)-dependent oxidoreductase, translating into MTQQNSKPVALITGASSGIGDTVARRFAEGGFDLVVVARREERLAALAQSLEGTAQVAIYAGDVTDSETPKKAVELAMSRFGRLDCLVNNAGAGKWAPVHDTDDATLDEVIDISLKAPFRFCREALHVMKAGSTIINVGSVFGTLGGLDGGAYCAVKAGLVGLTQTMAAQYGAEGIRTNLVAPGVIRTEMTDAAWEAEPFRRINHEMTPCDREGTTADVANAIYFLASEAGGYINGQTINLDGGWSTTKYLCKEALLAERKPL
- a CDS encoding AraC family transcriptional regulator — its product is MADNNFYSLDGPLESMPSERQMRIANLSGFSDLVRHHGADPRGILERHDIDPRVLRDPDHYVDCRSVVDVLEHCSSSLNNPLFGMILAEQQEPDIYGCVTALCRAASTMREAVNSFIDYIPVTHSPATCLELVEGSDIAELRWWVRTDVGMNKQANLQATMLNIKLLSQIGGATFKPSYVNLSVDARSKDIYELERHLGCRFHSTATENAIAFPAELLDRRVATSSRLVYKLLGGYLDRVKDASRHSVIERVEDYIRGALASNNCSIERCAEKLGVSVRTLQARLSEAEKSFSDLLEEQRVSLAKTYLKQDHYSLDDVAANLGYSEQSSFGRAFKRWTGMTPKQFRRQVHN
- a CDS encoding hydantoinase/oxoprolinase family protein, whose translation is MNYRVGIDIGGTFTDFALLKGDEVILHKNLSTPEDRSLGVMEGLSKLAEKEGLELGVFLQRCDAIVHGTTVADNTLIEMNGAVTGLITTEGFRDEMEYRRGYKEDIWDLRLEPPKPITPRRRRLTVPERILFDGSVYKALDEDAVRECCKRFKKQNVESVAISLLFSFVNPAHEKRVAEIVAEEMPGVHLSVSHQVLPRAPEYDRTSTTVVNAYVAPPVTNYLERLVSRLQEAGYQRQVMVMQASGGVMTKEYIEGSPIRVLASGPAGGVVGSAHTGTAKGYPDLLCVDMGGTSYDMSVVLGGEAPAVAGWNMHHRNLVGVPMVQVETLGAGGGSICHVSNGELRVGPASAGSEPGPICYGRGGTRPTVTDALLMLGVLSTDKGFAGGSFSLTRDGVDEAFQAIGDEMGYSAEDAAFDCWRVVNANMIQAVRRTTAGKGIDPKDMVMLAYGGNGPAFAGAHAEALGIDKVLVPKASPTFSALGTLVAKPAIDEERSFLCPADNPDLARLKELWRELEDRAVSYFEAANFKASEINYQYQINMRYRGQNFALTFDMHSSQGKEDLSFVDQGFSDKAIAAFNARHTEEYGHIRDAELPEIVGVRLATTVNTPSPPAAGGYTAAANEPSAAGTRRVNLGQGYQDTPIYRGSDLSPGSRVQGPAVIQETFTTIVVYPQWQAIVDDAGDYELVKK